From Pseudomonas hefeiensis, one genomic window encodes:
- a CDS encoding PqiC family protein, translated as MKFRFFALAVPLLIAACSSVPTRYYTLMPSPEPHASQAAPAPFQFQLISVQIPVQVDQPGLVIRQTTGQLVILDSERWSAPLADEFQDALSTQLEKQLGRPDLANMPKDPNLKLISIQVDVKRLDSIPGNQARVDVIWNLSQRDGSPPHRLLTCTTHIQQTAGDDVADVVEAHQRIIAQLAKVIANSARQWSSTAANQYPCSDNLAITPLRFYKG; from the coding sequence ATGAAATTCCGATTCTTTGCGTTAGCGGTTCCTCTGTTGATCGCCGCCTGCAGCTCAGTGCCGACTCGATATTACACGCTGATGCCAAGCCCTGAACCACACGCTTCTCAGGCGGCTCCCGCGCCGTTTCAGTTTCAGTTGATATCAGTTCAAATTCCGGTGCAGGTGGATCAACCAGGGCTCGTGATACGCCAAACGACGGGGCAGTTGGTGATACTCGACAGCGAACGCTGGAGCGCGCCTCTGGCAGACGAATTTCAAGACGCCTTGAGCACTCAGCTTGAAAAGCAATTGGGCAGGCCAGATCTGGCCAATATGCCCAAAGATCCAAACCTTAAGCTGATTTCGATTCAGGTAGACGTCAAACGTCTTGACTCGATTCCAGGTAACCAGGCGCGCGTTGATGTGATCTGGAACCTGAGCCAGCGTGACGGAAGCCCGCCACATCGATTACTCACCTGCACAACGCACATACAGCAAACCGCAGGGGACGATGTCGCGGATGTAGTCGAGGCTCACCAACGGATCATCGCGCAACTGGCCAAGGTCATCGCTAATTCTGCCCGACAATGGTCATCGACTGCGGCTAACCAATACCCCTGTAGCGATAACTTGGCCATTACGCCCCTACGGTTCTATAAGGGATGA